Proteins encoded together in one Prochlorococcus marinus str. MIT 9211 window:
- a CDS encoding ClC family H(+)/Cl(-) exchange transporter: protein MKNMDEFKQNKFSLNSSHSIKKLLQQKWLIVIFALMLTGLGAAITGVFFKTGITILDNWRLNLLATIPPWLLLPLIGACGGLISSHLIARLSPAAGGSGVSHIMAFLRHRSVPMGLRVGLVKLVAGIVAIGSGFPLGPEGPAVQMGGSVAWKMAQLLKAPIAFRRVIVAAGGGAGLAAIFSAPIGGFIYTIEELLNSARPVVLLLVVVTTFWADTWADILQAIGLDPSAGGFDSSLGFQVQREYSPLINFFPIDLGYLIALGIIIGCLGELYSRYVLTMQNKGRAWFGNKIRLKMMICGALLGEIYAFLPNEFHQITELKKLIANGSIDVSMASTIFIVLFITTGLATASGAPGGLFYPMLILGGSMGCVCGHWIEILTGHVPSTFIFAGMGAFVSACSRTPITAMFLAFALTKNLLMLKPLLIACLTSFIVARLFNEHSIYERQIELDLSQ, encoded by the coding sequence ATGAAAAATATGGATGAATTTAAACAAAATAAATTTTCATTGAATTCAAGCCACAGTATTAAGAAGCTACTTCAACAAAAGTGGTTAATAGTTATTTTTGCATTAATGCTCACAGGCTTAGGTGCAGCAATTACAGGAGTCTTCTTTAAGACAGGTATAACCATACTAGATAATTGGCGATTAAATCTTCTAGCAACCATCCCTCCGTGGTTACTTTTACCGCTAATAGGAGCTTGTGGAGGACTTATTTCTAGCCATTTAATTGCAAGACTGTCTCCTGCCGCAGGCGGTTCAGGAGTAAGTCACATCATGGCTTTTCTTCGACATCGTTCAGTGCCTATGGGACTAAGAGTTGGTCTGGTAAAGCTAGTAGCGGGAATTGTAGCCATAGGCAGCGGTTTCCCATTAGGACCAGAAGGACCCGCAGTACAAATGGGAGGTTCAGTTGCCTGGAAAATGGCCCAATTACTTAAAGCTCCAATAGCTTTTCGAAGAGTGATTGTTGCTGCTGGAGGGGGTGCAGGATTAGCAGCAATTTTTAGTGCTCCTATAGGAGGCTTCATATATACAATAGAAGAGTTACTCAATTCAGCCAGACCAGTTGTACTACTTCTAGTAGTCGTTACTACATTTTGGGCAGATACATGGGCAGATATATTGCAAGCTATAGGATTAGATCCCTCTGCTGGAGGCTTTGACAGTAGCTTAGGTTTTCAAGTACAACGTGAATATTCACCTTTGATTAATTTTTTTCCCATTGACCTTGGATACTTAATTGCACTAGGAATAATTATTGGATGCTTAGGTGAACTCTATTCACGATACGTTCTAACAATGCAAAATAAAGGACGTGCTTGGTTTGGCAACAAAATTAGACTCAAAATGATGATATGTGGAGCATTACTAGGAGAAATATATGCTTTTCTTCCAAATGAATTTCATCAAATTACTGAGCTCAAAAAATTAATTGCAAATGGGAGTATTGATGTCTCAATGGCATCAACAATTTTTATTGTCCTATTTATAACGACAGGTCTAGCAACTGCCTCGGGAGCACCTGGTGGATTGTTTTATCCCATGTTGATTTTAGGTGGTTCAATGGGCTGCGTTTGCGGACATTGGATAGAAATATTAACTGGACATGTACCAAGTACATTTATATTTGCAGGAATGGGTGCATTTGTTTCTGCATGTTCAAGAACACCAATAACAGCAATGTTTCTTGCATTTGCACTAACTAAAAACCTACTTATGCTCAAACCACTACTCATTGCTTGTCTTACAAGCTTTATAGTCGCTAGATTATTTAACGAGCACTCGATCTATGAACGACAAATAGAGTTAGACCTTAGTCAATAA
- a CDS encoding B12-binding domain-containing radical SAM protein codes for MLGFPSTYSIGITSLGYQVIWSTLAKRSDVDVRRIFTDQKDNSHKNCDLFGLSLSWELDGPILLDLLEKQGIPLWNNQRQENDPLVFGGGPVLTANPEPLAPFLDVVLLGDGENLLPTFINAVKEFQDLPRKEKLQNLAQIPGVYIPELYVPQYTDNGKLKAITPVNNKIPNTIIKQTWKQNTLSHSSVITPDAAWPNIYMVETVRSCPELCRFCLASYLTLPFRTASLEDGLIPAIEKGLMATQRIGLLGASVTQHPQFSELLTWLSQDRFDDIRLSISSVRAGTVNGEMTKILSNRACKSITIAIESGSERMRKVVNKKLTEEEIFMAAKYALEGGLKNLKLYGMVGLPTEEIEDVEATADLLLRLKRKTPGLRLTLGVSTFVPKAHTPFQWYGVRKEADKRLKLLAKKLKPNGINFRPESYGWSVIQALISRSDRRLAPVIALVRGSQNTLGGWKKAYKSISENDHYKLNDNTNNMAMLPSWDEVIHEDWDFSKALPWEHLQGAIKPELLMQHHQQSIDEASAMNPKT; via the coding sequence ATTCTTGGATTTCCAAGTACTTATTCAATTGGCATTACAAGTCTGGGATATCAAGTGATCTGGTCAACTCTAGCCAAAAGATCCGACGTTGATGTTCGAAGAATATTTACTGATCAAAAAGACAATTCTCATAAAAATTGCGATCTCTTCGGGCTTTCTCTCAGCTGGGAATTAGATGGGCCAATATTGTTAGATCTTTTAGAAAAGCAAGGTATTCCGCTTTGGAATAATCAAAGGCAAGAAAATGATCCCCTGGTATTTGGAGGAGGCCCAGTACTGACAGCCAATCCCGAGCCATTAGCACCATTTTTAGACGTTGTGCTATTGGGTGATGGTGAAAACTTATTACCTACTTTCATTAACGCAGTCAAAGAGTTTCAAGATCTACCAAGAAAAGAAAAACTACAAAACTTGGCTCAAATTCCAGGTGTATATATTCCTGAACTATACGTACCTCAATATACCGATAACGGAAAGCTAAAAGCTATTACTCCTGTGAATAATAAAATCCCAAATACAATTATTAAACAGACATGGAAACAAAATACTCTAAGTCACTCCTCCGTCATTACTCCTGATGCAGCTTGGCCAAATATATACATGGTCGAAACCGTTCGCAGTTGTCCAGAACTTTGTCGTTTTTGTCTTGCAAGCTACCTGACTCTTCCTTTTAGAACTGCTTCCTTAGAAGATGGCTTGATTCCTGCTATTGAAAAAGGCCTGATGGCCACACAACGAATAGGACTTCTTGGTGCATCTGTGACTCAGCATCCACAATTTTCGGAACTATTAACTTGGTTAAGTCAAGACCGTTTCGATGATATTCGTTTAAGTATTAGCTCTGTTCGAGCAGGTACTGTTAATGGTGAAATGACCAAAATATTATCTAACCGTGCATGTAAATCAATAACTATAGCTATTGAAAGTGGTAGTGAAAGAATGCGAAAAGTAGTCAATAAAAAATTAACTGAAGAAGAAATTTTTATGGCAGCTAAATATGCACTAGAAGGAGGTCTCAAAAACCTAAAGCTTTATGGGATGGTAGGTCTACCAACAGAGGAAATAGAAGATGTTGAAGCAACAGCAGATTTACTACTTCGTCTCAAAAGGAAAACTCCTGGATTACGTCTAACTCTTGGTGTCAGTACATTTGTCCCTAAAGCCCATACACCTTTTCAATGGTATGGAGTGAGAAAAGAAGCTGATAAGCGTCTGAAGCTGCTAGCAAAAAAACTAAAGCCTAATGGTATAAACTTTCGTCCCGAAAGCTATGGGTGGAGTGTAATTCAAGCATTAATTTCCAGAAGTGATCGTCGCCTTGCTCCTGTCATTGCTTTAGTAAGAGGCTCACAAAATACTTTAGGGGGATGGAAAAAAGCCTACAAGTCAATTAGTGAGAATGATCACTATAAACTCAATGACAACACTAACAATATGGCAATGCTTCCTTCATGGGACGAAGTGATTCATGAAGATTGGGATTTTTCGAAAGCTTTGCCTTGGGAGCATTTGCAAGGAGCAATCAAGCCTGAACTTCTTATGCAGCACCATCAACAGAGTATTGATGAAGCTTCCGCAATGAATCCGAAGACATAA
- a CDS encoding O-antigen ligase family protein yields the protein MKSFAWLLKNRPPIARQSGWICFQIGLFFLASSPFIAGFLLLIASVQGTLYRRDVYWQDKWNYPLLIAAFLMVAGCFQAFSGWLAWVGLANWLPFFWCFWGFQPYVLTAVARKRAAFWFVLGTFPVLLTGFGQLWFGWHGPWEFWDGVIIWFIDPGGKPEGRLSGLFNYANIAGSWLALVWPFCLAFLIQSSTNLRNRIVSLVFAVAVAVALALTNSRNAWSGMFLAVPFVLGPSTWLVLLPLLSLFLLVLSVAVFPIGPLELQLWARKIIPESIWSRLSDLPYLHGRPLEATRLYQWKEAINLFLQRPWLGYGAAAFSVLYPLRQGIWHGHAHNLPLELTVAHGLPVAVLIICLVLALLISSFKACFYFGKIKNKASNNVYLFNRAWWTATFILTFLHATDMPFFDSRINIAGWILLAGLRCLIMSSDSLRKLHQYSVDGAA from the coding sequence ATGAAATCTTTTGCTTGGTTACTAAAAAACCGACCTCCTATTGCTAGACAATCAGGATGGATTTGTTTTCAAATAGGCCTTTTTTTTCTTGCATCTAGCCCGTTTATCGCAGGGTTCTTGCTTTTGATTGCATCTGTTCAAGGCACTCTTTACCGGAGAGATGTTTATTGGCAAGACAAATGGAATTATCCATTGCTGATTGCTGCTTTTTTGATGGTAGCTGGATGTTTTCAGGCATTTTCAGGGTGGTTGGCTTGGGTTGGACTTGCGAATTGGTTGCCTTTTTTTTGGTGCTTTTGGGGTTTTCAACCTTATGTATTAACGGCTGTAGCAAGAAAACGAGCTGCTTTTTGGTTCGTTCTTGGTACTTTTCCCGTTCTTTTAACGGGTTTTGGTCAGCTCTGGTTTGGATGGCATGGCCCTTGGGAATTTTGGGACGGTGTAATTATTTGGTTTATTGATCCTGGAGGGAAGCCAGAAGGCCGTTTATCAGGTTTATTTAACTATGCCAATATTGCCGGCTCTTGGTTGGCATTAGTATGGCCGTTTTGCTTGGCGTTTCTAATACAGTCATCGACTAATCTTCGTAATCGTATCGTTAGCTTGGTATTTGCTGTTGCTGTTGCTGTTGCTTTGGCACTTACTAATTCTAGGAATGCTTGGTCGGGCATGTTCTTAGCGGTTCCTTTTGTTCTAGGACCTAGCACTTGGCTTGTTTTACTCCCTTTATTAAGTTTATTTCTATTAGTACTTAGTGTCGCTGTATTCCCGATAGGCCCCTTGGAACTTCAACTATGGGCAAGAAAGATTATCCCAGAGAGTATATGGTCTCGTTTGAGTGACCTGCCATATCTTCATGGAAGACCTTTAGAAGCAACACGTCTTTATCAATGGAAGGAAGCAATCAATTTATTTCTACAAAGACCATGGTTAGGGTATGGGGCCGCTGCTTTTTCGGTGTTGTACCCCTTACGTCAAGGCATTTGGCATGGTCATGCCCATAACTTGCCACTTGAGTTAACAGTTGCACATGGCTTACCTGTAGCCGTTCTAATAATATGTCTCGTCTTAGCACTGCTCATTAGCTCTTTTAAGGCTTGCTTTTATTTCGGCAAAATAAAGAACAAAGCTTCTAATAACGTATATTTATTTAACCGAGCATGGTGGACTGCAACTTTTATACTCACTTTTCTACATGCTACAGATATGCCCTTTTTTGATAGTCGAATTAATATAGCTGGTTGGATCCTTTTAGCAGGTTTGCGTTGTTTGATTATGTCTTCGGATTCATTGCGGAAGCTTCATCAATACTCTGTTGATGGTGCTGCATAA
- the purU gene encoding formyltetrahydrofolate deformylase: MTSITVILQLICPDRPGLVSAIAGWVAKNDGNIRHADHHTDEGAGLFLSRIEWDLQGFSMPRQSIGSAVNKLADRLGGQAQLNFSDEYPRVAIFVSKQSHCLLDLLWRVRSGEIQMKVPLIISNHLDLSYITRDFDVDFQHIPVNSHNKLESEKIILNTLLDHRIELIVLAKYMQVLSPGFLKKFPLIINIHHSFLPAFKGAQPYHQAWNRGVKLIGATAHYVTEELDDGPIIEQTTLQVSHRDEVDDLIRKGRDTERIALARALRLHLRRQVMVYSGRTAVFA, encoded by the coding sequence TTGACTTCTATAACTGTAATATTGCAACTGATATGTCCTGATCGTCCAGGATTAGTAAGTGCAATAGCTGGGTGGGTCGCAAAAAATGATGGCAATATTCGGCATGCTGATCATCATACAGATGAGGGGGCAGGTCTTTTTTTGAGTCGAATTGAGTGGGATCTTCAAGGTTTTAGCATGCCTAGACAATCTATAGGGTCAGCAGTGAATAAATTGGCAGATCGATTGGGAGGTCAAGCACAATTAAACTTTTCGGATGAGTATCCAAGGGTTGCAATTTTTGTTAGTAAGCAGAGTCATTGCTTATTAGACCTTCTTTGGAGGGTCCGAAGTGGAGAAATTCAAATGAAAGTACCCTTGATCATTTCTAATCATCTTGATTTGAGTTATATAACTAGAGATTTTGATGTTGATTTCCAACATATTCCTGTTAACTCGCACAATAAATTGGAATCTGAAAAAATTATTTTAAATACGTTATTAGATCATCGTATTGAATTAATAGTTTTAGCTAAATATATGCAAGTTCTCAGCCCTGGATTTTTGAAAAAATTCCCATTAATTATCAATATCCATCATTCATTTTTGCCAGCTTTCAAAGGAGCGCAACCGTACCATCAAGCTTGGAATCGAGGAGTTAAATTGATAGGTGCAACTGCTCATTATGTTACTGAAGAACTAGATGATGGTCCGATTATTGAGCAAACGACTCTACAAGTGAGTCATAGAGATGAAGTAGATGATTTAATTCGAAAAGGTCGTGATACAGAAAGGATTGCGCTTGCGAGAGCATTGAGATTACATCTGCGTAGACAGGTAATGGTTTATTCCGGTCGGACCGCTGTTTTTGCATGA
- a CDS encoding FAD-dependent oxidoreductase, producing the protein MTNSNPSIKRNNHFKNIAVIGGGVIGSTTALQLATLGYEVEIIDPELNQSTNFSKLLTGTQASLGVLMGNVFRRNTGRSWALRQRSMELWPKLISKLSTQTSPLKLYTPLVQLARSEHEATLMNELIIKRSHLGLEHLTNHSPTKVSRLWPKAKYGGLISNNDGRINPLNLMVCLMKALDKYKVSKVNRKVSSLERLPSSQNKRWQLQLDNKRILQKDCVVICAAIGSEALLKPLGHHYPIESVLGQAIRLTIKSDFKNWSGWPAVLINHGVNLIPENTNQLLIGATLEPGITTSNTALTTMREMHGSSPEWMQFASIENKWTGIRGKPSNEPAPLLKNLEQGLILNTAHYRNGILLAPACAEWVGYELIK; encoded by the coding sequence ATGACTAACAGCAATCCAAGTATTAAACGAAATAATCATTTCAAAAATATTGCAGTAATTGGTGGAGGAGTTATAGGAAGCACAACTGCACTACAGCTAGCAACTCTAGGGTATGAAGTGGAAATTATTGATCCTGAACTCAATCAATCAACAAACTTTTCCAAACTGCTAACAGGTACTCAAGCTTCCTTAGGAGTGCTCATGGGAAATGTATTTAGAAGAAATACAGGGCGCAGCTGGGCTTTAAGGCAAAGAAGTATGGAGCTTTGGCCAAAGTTAATCTCCAAGCTAAGTACACAAACAAGTCCTCTGAAGCTTTATACACCACTAGTTCAATTGGCGAGATCAGAACATGAAGCAACACTAATGAATGAACTAATCATTAAACGAAGCCACCTAGGTTTAGAACACTTAACCAATCATTCACCTACTAAAGTTAGTCGTTTATGGCCTAAAGCAAAGTATGGTGGGTTAATCTCAAATAATGATGGACGCATTAATCCATTAAATTTAATGGTTTGTCTAATGAAAGCCTTGGACAAATATAAAGTAAGCAAAGTCAATAGGAAAGTATCTAGCCTTGAAAGATTACCCTCTAGTCAAAATAAAAGATGGCAACTTCAATTAGACAATAAAAGAATCCTTCAAAAAGATTGTGTTGTTATTTGTGCGGCTATAGGCAGTGAAGCATTACTAAAACCATTAGGTCATCACTATCCTATTGAATCAGTCTTGGGCCAAGCAATAAGGCTAACAATCAAAAGTGACTTTAAAAATTGGTCTGGATGGCCAGCTGTATTAATTAATCATGGAGTAAATTTAATACCGGAAAATACTAATCAGCTTTTAATAGGTGCAACCCTAGAACCTGGAATAACTACAAGTAATACAGCTCTAACAACAATGAGAGAAATGCATGGGTCCTCTCCTGAATGGATGCAATTTGCTTCGATTGAGAATAAATGGACAGGGATCAGAGGAAAACCTAGCAACGAACCTGCTCCCTTGCTCAAAAACCTTGAGCAAGGGCTAATTCTTAACACTGCACACTATCGTAATGGTATTCTCCTTGCTCCAGCATGTGCTGAATGGGTTGGATATGAATTAATTAAATAA
- the dnaK gene encoding molecular chaperone DnaK, translating to MGKVVGIDLGTTNSCVAVMEGGKPTVIANAEGFRTTPSVVAYTKNQDQLVGQIAKRQAVMNPENTFYSSKRFVGRRVDEVNSESKEVSYSVEKAGSNVKLKCPILDKQFSPEEVSAQVLRKLSEDAGKYLGENVTQAVITVPAYFNDSQRQATKDAGKIAGLEVLRIINEPTAAALAYGLDKKSNERILVFDLGGGTFDVSVLEVGDGVFEVLSTSGDTHLGGDDFDKVIVDHLASTFKSNEGIDLRQDKQALQRLTESAEKAKIELSNATQSEINLPFITATPEGPKHLDLTLTRAKFEELASNLIDRCRVPVEQALKDAKLSTGEIDEIVMVGGSTRMPAVKELVKRVTGKDPNQTVNPDEVVAVGAAIQGGVLAGEVKDILLLDVTPLSLGVETLGGVMTKMITRNTTVPTKKAETYSTAVDGQTNVEIHVLQGEREMASDNKSLGTFRLDGIPPAPRGVPQIEVTFDIDANGILSVTAKDKGSGKEQSISITGASTLSDNEVDKMVKDAEVNATADKDKRERIDLKNQAETLVYQTEKQLGELGDKVEPDAKVKVEEKRMKLKEATDKDDFETMKTLVEELQQELYSLGASVYQQANAASQAAETSGNDTGNSNGGNNDDVIDAEFTESK from the coding sequence ATGGGGAAGGTTGTTGGAATTGACCTTGGTACGACTAATAGCTGTGTAGCAGTTATGGAGGGAGGGAAGCCTACTGTAATTGCCAATGCGGAGGGTTTTCGTACAACTCCTTCAGTGGTTGCATATACAAAAAATCAAGATCAATTGGTTGGGCAAATTGCCAAACGGCAGGCTGTAATGAATCCGGAGAATACTTTCTATTCTTCAAAACGTTTTGTAGGAAGACGTGTCGACGAGGTTAATTCAGAATCTAAAGAAGTCAGTTATTCGGTAGAAAAGGCAGGTTCTAACGTGAAATTGAAATGTCCCATACTTGATAAGCAATTTTCACCTGAAGAAGTTAGTGCTCAGGTTTTGAGAAAACTGTCTGAAGATGCTGGAAAATATCTGGGTGAAAATGTTACTCAAGCAGTTATTACTGTCCCAGCTTATTTCAATGATTCACAAAGACAAGCAACTAAGGATGCTGGAAAGATAGCTGGCTTAGAGGTTCTTAGAATTATAAATGAGCCTACAGCGGCAGCTCTTGCTTATGGTTTAGACAAAAAAAGTAATGAAAGAATTTTAGTATTTGATCTTGGAGGAGGCACATTTGATGTTTCTGTTCTAGAAGTTGGAGATGGCGTTTTTGAAGTTTTATCTACCTCTGGTGATACACATCTTGGAGGAGATGATTTTGATAAGGTGATTGTTGATCATTTAGCAAGCACTTTTAAAAGCAATGAAGGAATTGATTTAAGACAGGATAAACAAGCCTTACAACGTTTAACCGAGTCTGCAGAAAAGGCAAAAATTGAACTTTCTAATGCAACTCAAAGCGAAATCAACCTTCCGTTTATTACAGCTACTCCAGAAGGGCCTAAGCATTTAGATTTAACTTTGACACGCGCAAAATTTGAAGAACTAGCCTCAAATTTGATTGATCGCTGTCGTGTACCAGTCGAACAGGCTCTTAAAGATGCAAAGTTGTCTACTGGAGAGATAGATGAAATCGTGATGGTTGGAGGTTCCACACGTATGCCAGCTGTTAAGGAATTGGTAAAAAGAGTGACTGGGAAAGACCCTAATCAAACTGTCAATCCTGATGAAGTTGTTGCCGTTGGTGCTGCTATTCAGGGAGGCGTTTTGGCTGGTGAAGTCAAAGATATTTTACTTCTTGATGTCACCCCGCTTTCTCTAGGTGTTGAGACGCTTGGTGGTGTAATGACAAAAATGATTACTAGAAATACGACTGTACCGACTAAAAAAGCAGAGACGTATTCAACAGCAGTTGATGGCCAGACAAATGTAGAGATTCATGTTCTCCAAGGTGAAAGAGAAATGGCCTCTGACAATAAAAGCCTAGGTACATTTCGCTTGGATGGAATACCTCCTGCACCTAGAGGAGTGCCTCAAATTGAGGTGACTTTTGATATAGATGCGAATGGAATTCTTAGTGTGACTGCTAAGGATAAAGGCAGTGGTAAAGAGCAAAGTATTTCTATTACTGGTGCTTCAACTCTTTCAGATAATGAAGTTGATAAAATGGTTAAAGATGCTGAAGTTAATGCAACAGCAGATAAAGATAAGCGTGAAAGGATTGATTTAAAAAACCAGGCAGAAACATTGGTTTATCAGACCGAAAAGCAACTTGGTGAGCTTGGAGATAAGGTTGAACCAGATGCAAAAGTAAAAGTTGAAGAAAAGCGTATGAAATTGAAAGAGGCTACTGATAAGGATGATTTTGAAACTATGAAAACTTTGGTTGAAGAACTACAACAAGAACTCTATTCTTTAGGGGCTTCTGTTTATCAACAAGCAAATGCAGCTTCTCAAGCAGCCGAGACTTCTGGAAATGATACCGGTAATTCTAATGGTGGGAATAATGATGATGTAATTGATGCTGAATTTACAGAATCTAAATAA
- a CDS encoding shikimate dehydrogenase, translating into MKETKFSSITGKTSLVGVIGDPISHSLSPVIQNAALHKMNLDWCYLAIPCKPDNLESIIKCLSKINCKGLNITIPHKTNALKFCNHVSEIATKVGAINTLIPDNDDGWIGTNTDVEGFLKPLGLEKNWESRNAVILGNGGSARAVLLGLEKLKLAEIAIIGRKETSITNLINSLTSPNGNIKGLTQDSLQLNEYIKNADLIINTTPIGMLQTNNTSCIDSEIPFGEKIWDNLKPKTTLYDLIYNPRPTKWLEIGKEKGCIPIDGLEMLIQQGAASLRLWSGIEEIPIDIMRKSAKDHLLN; encoded by the coding sequence ATGAAAGAAACAAAATTTAGCTCCATTACTGGAAAAACAAGCCTTGTGGGGGTTATTGGGGATCCCATTTCCCATTCTCTTTCACCAGTAATTCAAAATGCAGCACTGCACAAAATGAATCTGGACTGGTGTTATCTCGCGATCCCATGTAAGCCTGACAACCTAGAATCAATAATCAAATGCTTAAGTAAGATCAATTGCAAAGGTTTAAATATTACAATTCCTCATAAAACTAATGCTCTCAAGTTTTGTAATCATGTAAGTGAAATAGCAACCAAAGTTGGAGCAATCAATACTTTAATTCCAGACAATGATGATGGGTGGATTGGAACAAATACTGATGTTGAAGGGTTTTTAAAACCTCTTGGGTTAGAAAAGAATTGGGAAAGCCGAAATGCAGTAATACTAGGTAATGGTGGAAGTGCAAGAGCAGTTTTACTAGGTCTTGAAAAGTTAAAGTTGGCAGAGATTGCTATCATTGGCCGAAAAGAAACATCAATAACTAATCTAATTAATTCCCTGACTAGCCCTAATGGAAATATAAAAGGCTTGACTCAAGATAGTTTGCAATTAAATGAATATATAAAGAATGCCGATCTAATCATCAACACAACTCCAATAGGGATGCTTCAAACAAATAATACAAGCTGTATAGATTCTGAGATTCCTTTTGGTGAAAAGATTTGGGACAACCTAAAACCAAAAACTACTCTTTATGACTTAATTTACAATCCAAGACCAACAAAGTGGCTAGAAATAGGAAAAGAAAAAGGCTGTATACCGATTGATGGCTTAGAAATGTTAATCCAACAGGGAGCTGCATCCTTAAGATTATGGAGCGGTATCGAAGAAATTCCTATAGATATCATGAGGAAATCAGCTAAAGATCACCTCCTAAATTAA
- a CDS encoding Tic20 family protein, whose amino-acid sequence MLIPIWQRVLGFFVYILPFTDALPLGSNLFIEFPILNFILIPALPIIFIKANILLGSLLIFLILFIGVVRNQNIAYFLRFNTLQALLINIAIIIVNYGLEILIKPLGNSLLIRSTSNTIFIVILTITVFSIIKCLQGEEPDLPGISEAVRIQI is encoded by the coding sequence ATGCTAATCCCTATATGGCAAAGAGTACTTGGATTTTTCGTTTATATATTGCCTTTTACAGATGCCTTACCACTTGGAAGCAATTTATTTATTGAATTTCCAATATTAAACTTTATCTTAATTCCTGCGTTACCAATAATATTTATAAAAGCAAATATTCTTTTAGGTAGTTTATTAATCTTTTTAATACTCTTTATTGGTGTAGTGAGAAACCAAAATATTGCATACTTTCTTAGATTTAATACTCTCCAAGCTTTGCTGATCAACATTGCTATTATTATCGTTAATTATGGTCTTGAAATTTTAATCAAGCCATTAGGCAACTCATTGTTAATACGAAGCACATCTAATACGATTTTTATTGTGATCCTAACCATTACAGTTTTTTCAATTATCAAATGCTTACAAGGGGAAGAACCAGATCTTCCTGGAATCAGTGAAGCTGTCCGAATACAAATTTGA
- the rpsF gene encoding 30S ribosomal protein S6, which translates to MTNQPYYETMYILRPTIPEDEVDSHLKKYTEILESAGGEVLDSQMRGKRRLAYPIGKHKEGIYVQLSHQGDGQHIAVLEKAMRLTEDVIRYLTVKQDGPLPAKRVVKTSEKNVKEDKEVENKETTTEDKDQKGDLKETKKSENKDSVTEAEGQKDIKEAKEIENKEIEKKED; encoded by the coding sequence ATGACAAATCAGCCTTACTACGAAACCATGTATATTCTCCGGCCTACTATCCCGGAGGATGAAGTTGACAGTCATCTCAAAAAATATACTGAGATACTAGAAAGTGCAGGCGGAGAAGTACTAGATAGCCAAATGAGAGGGAAAAGGCGGCTAGCCTACCCAATTGGAAAACATAAAGAAGGAATTTATGTTCAATTAAGTCATCAAGGGGATGGACAGCATATCGCTGTATTAGAAAAAGCAATGCGACTTACGGAAGATGTAATACGTTATTTAACCGTAAAGCAAGATGGGCCTTTGCCTGCAAAAAGAGTTGTTAAGACAAGTGAAAAAAATGTCAAAGAAGATAAGGAAGTTGAAAACAAGGAGACTACAACCGAGGATAAAGACCAAAAAGGAGATTTAAAAGAAACTAAGAAAAGTGAAAATAAAGACTCTGTAACAGAAGCTGAAGGTCAAAAAGATATAAAAGAAGCTAAGGAAATTGAAAACAAGGAAATCGAAAAAAAAGAAGATTAA